The following coding sequences are from one Halomicrobium zhouii window:
- a CDS encoding DUF7351 domain-containing protein, giving the protein MTDHREDDEDAAETDVFTPSDAFQSLGGEARTAVLRALAADGPQQFSELHDASGVDTSAGFAYHLRQLDGHFVRQRADDRYELTWAGREVARGIRAGVYTDSVAVGPVELDERCPFCQETGLVAHAADNVTEVACEDCETPVLGLSLPPSGYAKRDDGSLPAALDSFYRHRIRSYGDGVCPDCGGAVTVAVEPASGGELADGGERDRDETAHGPVQATFDCEGCGRGLRCPLSLTVLDHPAVVSFYRDHGEDVRDRPVWNVGPEWREHVVSREPWCVLVSTRLDNDVLDLYVSVDGNIVEHRRRTVSDAGLGANRANLDPTGSAGGENGPADEMREDDATA; this is encoded by the coding sequence GTGACTGACCATCGGGAGGACGACGAGGACGCGGCCGAGACGGACGTGTTCACGCCGAGCGACGCGTTCCAGAGCCTCGGCGGCGAGGCGCGTACCGCCGTCCTTCGGGCGCTCGCCGCCGACGGACCACAGCAGTTCTCCGAACTGCACGACGCCAGCGGCGTCGACACCTCTGCCGGCTTCGCCTACCACCTCCGGCAACTGGACGGCCATTTCGTCCGCCAGCGCGCGGACGACAGGTACGAACTGACCTGGGCCGGCCGGGAAGTCGCGCGCGGAATTCGGGCCGGCGTCTACACCGATAGCGTGGCCGTCGGCCCGGTCGAACTCGACGAACGATGCCCGTTCTGCCAGGAGACCGGTCTCGTCGCGCACGCGGCGGACAACGTGACAGAGGTCGCCTGCGAGGACTGTGAGACGCCGGTACTGGGCCTGTCACTTCCGCCCAGTGGATACGCCAAGCGAGACGACGGGTCGCTCCCGGCCGCGCTCGACTCGTTCTATCGCCACCGGATCCGCTCGTACGGCGACGGCGTCTGTCCGGACTGCGGGGGCGCCGTCACCGTGGCCGTCGAACCCGCGTCCGGGGGCGAACTCGCGGACGGCGGCGAGCGGGACCGGGACGAGACGGCACACGGACCGGTGCAGGCGACCTTCGACTGCGAGGGGTGCGGGAGGGGCCTCCGCTGTCCGCTGTCGCTGACAGTCCTCGACCACCCCGCCGTCGTCTCGTTCTACCGTGACCACGGCGAGGACGTCCGCGACCGGCCGGTGTGGAACGTCGGCCCCGAGTGGCGCGAACACGTCGTCTCGCGCGAGCCGTGGTGCGTACTGGTCAGTACTCGTCTCGACAACGACGTCCTCGACCTGTACGTCTCCGTCGACGGAAACATCGTCGAACACCGTCGACGCACCGTTAGCGACGCCGGTCTCGGCGCGAACCGTGCGAACCTGGACCCCACCGGTTCGGCAGGTGGCGAGAACGGGCCCGCCGACGAGATGCGAGAAGACGACGCCACTGCGTGA
- a CDS encoding archaeal proteasome endopeptidase complex subunit alpha — protein MQSDRQRAYDRGSTIFSPDGRLYQVEYAREAVERGSSTVGVRTIDGVVLATHRRRRSSLVEPESIEKLHDVDGRLGMATAGHVADGRHLVDYGRQYAQRERLRYGEAPGVEPVAKALADYVQESTQTGGTRPFGAAVLLGGAVDDAPSLYELDPSGTPTEWRATAVGAGSEAIRSHLEAEYDREVDVETGLTLALRSLAEGIDRDLTASDLALASVDADGFESFDRGRRQRALDEAGLSRAS, from the coding sequence ATGCAGTCCGATCGCCAGCGAGCCTACGACCGGGGCAGTACCATCTTCTCGCCGGACGGGCGCCTCTACCAGGTCGAGTACGCCCGCGAGGCCGTCGAACGCGGGAGTTCGACCGTCGGTGTTCGCACGATCGACGGCGTCGTCCTCGCGACGCACAGGCGCCGCCGGTCGTCCCTGGTCGAACCGGAGAGCATCGAGAAACTCCACGACGTGGACGGGCGCCTGGGAATGGCCACGGCGGGGCACGTCGCCGACGGCCGCCACCTCGTCGACTACGGTCGACAGTACGCCCAGCGCGAGCGCCTGCGGTACGGGGAAGCCCCGGGCGTGGAACCCGTCGCGAAAGCTCTCGCCGACTACGTCCAGGAGTCGACTCAGACCGGTGGAACCCGACCATTCGGCGCGGCAGTGCTTCTCGGGGGTGCCGTCGACGACGCTCCATCTCTCTACGAACTCGACCCGTCCGGGACGCCCACCGAGTGGCGGGCGACGGCCGTCGGCGCCGGGAGCGAGGCGATCCGATCGCACCTCGAAGCCGAGTACGACCGGGAGGTCGACGTCGAGACCGGACTCACGCTGGCACTTCGGTCGCTCGCCGAGGGAATCGACCGCGACCTGACGGCGTCGGACCTCGCCCTCGCGTCCGTCGACGCCGACGGGTTCGAATCGTTCGACCGGGGCCGCCGCCAGCGTGCACTCGACGAGGCCGGGCTCTCCCGGGCGTCGTAA
- a CDS encoding Ntn hydrolase family protein, translated as MSHDAPRFETGTTIVALRATDGVMMAADQRMSLGGQFTANKDVQKIEQVHPTATMAIAGSVGPAQDLIQSLRAEASLYESRRDEPMSMTALSNAAGEHVRGLPVAPLLAGVDESGGHVFELDGGGSVVGDSYAAGGSGMQVAYGVLERRVDADADVEAAADTAVAAVEAACERDTASGDGVTLTTVTADGVAFDERRAS; from the coding sequence GTGTCGCACGATGCCCCGAGATTCGAAACCGGGACGACCATCGTCGCGCTGCGAGCGACGGACGGCGTCATGATGGCCGCCGACCAGCGCATGAGCCTTGGCGGTCAGTTCACAGCGAACAAGGACGTCCAGAAGATCGAACAGGTCCACCCGACGGCGACGATGGCTATCGCCGGGTCCGTCGGCCCAGCACAGGACCTGATACAGTCGCTCCGGGCCGAGGCGAGCCTGTACGAATCGCGACGCGACGAACCCATGAGTATGACGGCGCTCTCGAACGCCGCCGGAGAGCACGTTCGGGGACTGCCCGTCGCCCCGCTGCTCGCCGGCGTCGACGAGTCGGGTGGACACGTGTTCGAACTCGACGGTGGCGGAAGCGTGGTGGGGGATAGCTACGCCGCGGGCGGCAGCGGGATGCAGGTCGCTTACGGCGTGCTCGAACGACGTGTCGACGCCGACGCGGACGTCGAGGCGGCCGCCGACACGGCCGTCGCTGCCGTCGAGGCGGCGTGCGAACGAGACACGGCCAGCGGTGACGGGGTCACTCTCACCACGGTCACCGCCGACGGAGTCGCCTTCGACGAACGGAGGGCCAGCTAA
- a CDS encoding zinc-dependent metalloprotease: MGLYRSVQAVANASGDGPIDWHAVAEAAKGSVAPGSVDLSEAEREGYAGDVRDARDRVSDVGAVEFDLPGTVEVQDRHHWIDANVTTFERLMRPLEQQAKYMPGLARLANTGSMAFALSFLGNNVLGQYDPLLLAEADDHALYFVHPNIERVAGQLDVNRDRFRRWIAFHEVAHAAEFGAAPWLSTHLEETMEETIGALTDGRLDRDSLGELDTTMTAVEGYAELVMDRAFDDEYDDLRAKLEARRSGRGPIAMLVRRLLGLGMKRRQYERGKAFFDVVADERGVAGASKVWEDPSHLPTDEELDHPRLWLGRVAE, encoded by the coding sequence ATGGGACTGTATCGGAGCGTCCAGGCCGTCGCGAACGCGTCAGGCGACGGTCCTATCGACTGGCACGCCGTCGCCGAGGCGGCCAAGGGGTCGGTCGCACCCGGCTCTGTCGACCTGTCCGAGGCGGAACGCGAGGGCTACGCGGGGGACGTCCGCGACGCCCGCGACCGGGTCAGCGACGTCGGCGCGGTGGAGTTCGACCTCCCCGGGACCGTCGAGGTCCAGGACCGCCACCACTGGATCGACGCCAACGTGACGACGTTCGAGCGCCTCATGCGCCCGCTCGAACAGCAGGCGAAGTACATGCCGGGCCTCGCCCGGCTCGCCAACACCGGGTCGATGGCCTTCGCGCTCTCCTTCCTCGGCAACAACGTGCTCGGTCAGTACGACCCGCTCCTCCTGGCCGAGGCCGACGACCACGCGCTGTACTTCGTCCACCCGAACATCGAGCGCGTCGCTGGACAACTCGACGTGAACCGGGACCGATTCCGCCGGTGGATCGCCTTCCACGAGGTGGCCCACGCCGCCGAGTTCGGCGCCGCCCCGTGGCTCTCGACCCACCTCGAGGAGACGATGGAGGAGACCATCGGCGCGCTGACCGACGGGCGACTCGACCGGGACTCGCTGGGCGAACTCGACACCACGATGACCGCCGTCGAGGGGTACGCCGAACTCGTCATGGACCGTGCTTTCGACGACGAGTACGACGACCTCCGGGCGAAACTCGAGGCCCGCCGGAGCGGTCGTGGCCCGATCGCGATGCTGGTCCGCCGCCTGCTCGGCCTGGGCATGAAGCGCCGCCAGTACGAGCGAGGCAAGGCCTTCTTCGACGTCGTCGCCGACGAACGCGGCGTCGCGGGCGCGAGCAAGGTCTGGGAGGACCCCTCGCACCTCCCGACGGACGAGGAACTCGACCACCCCCGGCTCTGGCTCGGGCGAGTCGCAGAATAA
- a CDS encoding cation:proton antiporter, which translates to MASYEVTLLFVGLAIMGAVALPRVLSDKPMSFPLVYVIVGFVLFALPLETTPPDPIEQVLVAEHLTELVVIVALMGAGLKIDRPFDPRGWSTTWRLLLIAMPITILVTAVLGVTVLGTLTATAILLGAIVAPTDPVLASDVQATPPTEEVDEDVDATRQEGTIRFALTSEAGLNDGLAFPFTYLAIAVAAASGTSSLVWLADWALYELLYKIAAGTVIGYVSGRVFAWFIFGSPATTDLARVMAGAEALAATLISYAAAELMGGYGFIAVFVAALVLRNYEWDHDYYFDLHDFAVTTERLLMAAVLVLFGGAIAGGLLAPLTWTGALVGLVVVFVVRPVAGMIALLGSSVSMAERLVISAFGIRGIGSFYYLAYALNEASFQEIELLLAADELWAILGFVVLVSVVVHGISANYVMDALDRRRKGHEVTESAH; encoded by the coding sequence ATGGCCTCCTACGAGGTGACCCTCCTCTTCGTCGGTCTCGCGATCATGGGCGCCGTCGCACTGCCTCGCGTCCTGTCTGACAAGCCGATGTCGTTCCCGCTGGTGTACGTGATCGTCGGCTTCGTCCTGTTCGCCCTCCCCCTGGAGACGACCCCCCCGGACCCGATCGAACAGGTCCTCGTCGCCGAACACCTGACAGAACTGGTCGTCATCGTCGCGCTGATGGGGGCCGGCCTGAAGATCGACCGCCCGTTCGATCCGCGGGGCTGGTCGACGACCTGGCGACTCCTCCTGATCGCGATGCCGATCACCATCCTTGTCACCGCCGTGCTCGGGGTGACCGTGCTCGGCACGCTCACCGCTACCGCCATCCTGCTCGGCGCCATCGTCGCACCGACGGACCCGGTGCTCGCCTCGGACGTCCAGGCGACGCCGCCGACCGAAGAAGTCGACGAGGACGTCGACGCAACCAGACAGGAGGGGACGATCCGGTTCGCGCTGACCTCGGAAGCGGGCCTCAACGACGGGCTGGCGTTCCCGTTCACGTACCTCGCCATCGCGGTGGCCGCCGCCAGCGGCACGTCGTCGCTCGTCTGGCTCGCCGACTGGGCACTGTACGAACTGCTCTACAAGATCGCGGCCGGCACGGTGATCGGCTACGTCTCCGGTCGGGTCTTCGCCTGGTTCATCTTCGGCTCGCCGGCGACGACCGACCTGGCGCGCGTCATGGCGGGCGCCGAGGCGCTGGCCGCGACGCTGATCTCGTACGCGGCCGCCGAGCTGATGGGGGGATACGGGTTCATCGCCGTGTTCGTCGCCGCGCTGGTCCTCCGGAACTACGAGTGGGACCACGACTACTACTTCGACCTCCACGACTTCGCCGTGACGACGGAGCGGTTGCTGATGGCGGCCGTGCTCGTGCTGTTCGGCGGCGCCATCGCCGGCGGGTTGCTCGCCCCACTGACCTGGACCGGTGCGCTGGTCGGCCTCGTGGTCGTCTTCGTCGTCCGGCCCGTCGCGGGGATGATCGCCCTCCTCGGCAGCTCCGTCTCGATGGCCGAACGGCTCGTCATCTCGGCGTTCGGCATCCGGGGAATCGGCTCGTTCTACTACCTCGCCTACGCGCTCAACGAGGCGTCGTTCCAGGAGATCGAACTGCTGCTTGCCGCCGACGAACTCTGGGCTATCCTCGGATTCGTCGTTCTGGTCTCCGTCGTCGTCCACGGCATCAGCGCGAACTACGTGATGGACGCGCTCGACCGCCGGCGGAAGGGTCACGAGGTGACCGAGTCGGCGCACTGA
- a CDS encoding mandelate racemase family protein: MSPEITKIESVEFAYEIPDVGTDENGFNLVYEPGTTTERKLFGIKIYTDEGITGEYVGGNSPGAAQINTFADYLVGKDPLQREKHWSEIKRALRKYDRMGIGPIDIALWDYAGKRYDAPIHELLGTYRERLPAYASTYHGDDAGGLDSPEAFADFAEECLEMGYGGFKIHGWGGGDELRNLDREIAAVHAVGERVGDEMDLMHDPACELETFADALELGRALDEEGFFWYEDPYRDGGISQHAHRKLRQMLDTPILQTEHVRGLEPATDFVANEATDFVRADPEYDGGITGAMKRAKVAEGFGIDVEFHAPGPAQRHCIAAARNANYYELALVHPEAPNTQPPVYEGDYSDMIDTVDENGTVPVPDGPGLGVEYEWDYIERNATGSVHVYE; the protein is encoded by the coding sequence ATGTCGCCCGAAATCACGAAGATAGAGAGCGTCGAGTTCGCCTACGAGATCCCGGACGTGGGCACCGACGAGAACGGGTTCAACCTCGTCTACGAACCCGGAACGACGACCGAACGCAAACTGTTCGGCATCAAAATCTACACTGACGAGGGGATCACCGGCGAGTACGTCGGCGGCAACTCCCCCGGCGCCGCCCAGATCAACACCTTCGCCGACTACCTCGTCGGCAAAGACCCCCTCCAGCGGGAGAAACACTGGTCGGAGATCAAACGCGCCCTGCGCAAGTACGACCGGATGGGTATCGGCCCAATCGACATCGCGCTGTGGGACTACGCGGGCAAACGATACGACGCCCCCATCCACGAACTGCTGGGCACGTACCGCGAGCGCCTCCCCGCCTACGCGTCGACCTATCACGGTGACGACGCCGGCGGGCTGGACTCGCCGGAGGCGTTCGCCGACTTCGCCGAGGAGTGCCTGGAGATGGGCTACGGCGGCTTCAAGATCCACGGCTGGGGCGGCGGCGACGAACTCCGCAACCTCGACCGCGAGATCGCGGCGGTCCACGCCGTCGGCGAGCGCGTCGGCGACGAGATGGACCTGATGCACGACCCCGCCTGCGAGCTGGAGACGTTCGCCGACGCGCTCGAGCTGGGGCGCGCCCTCGACGAGGAAGGCTTCTTCTGGTACGAGGACCCGTACCGCGACGGCGGCATCTCCCAGCACGCCCACCGCAAACTCCGCCAGATGCTCGACACGCCGATTCTCCAGACCGAGCACGTCCGCGGGCTCGAACCCGCGACGGACTTCGTCGCCAACGAGGCCACGGACTTCGTGCGCGCGGACCCCGAGTACGACGGCGGTATCACCGGCGCGATGAAGCGCGCCAAAGTAGCGGAAGGATTCGGCATCGACGTCGAGTTCCACGCGCCCGGGCCCGCACAGCGACACTGCATCGCCGCCGCGCGCAACGCCAACTACTACGAACTCGCCCTCGTCCACCCCGAGGCGCCCAACACCCAGCCGCCGGTCTACGAGGGCGACTACTCCGACATGATCGACACCGTCGACGAGAACGGCACCGTCCCCGTCCCCGACGGCCCTGGCCTCGGCGTCGAGTACGAATGGGACTACATCGAGCGCAACGCGACGGGCAGCGTCCACGTCTACGAGTGA
- a CDS encoding Gfo/Idh/MocA family protein yields MTPYRAGIVGTGGIAGMGILGMHEEDELGQQKVEASHAGGYDATDGIELVAVADVDEEKLRRFGDVWGIPQERQYVGHEAMLASEDLDVVSVCTPSFLHHDHVVDAARSAADPAVVWCEKPIAAAVADAEEMVAACEETDTALLVNHSFRFTEKLQRLRELVQEEGILGEVHSVTTQFRMELLRNSTHLLDTLVYLLDARADQVSGYITGENEAIDSLGADREVDDAGGGGFVVMDDGTFVTVDCTVPRADSSMLLNFVGSEGKLYVNNDDGEWRYWRLEDGDHVEAPLPGIDGSWTWEDDYQRAFANAARHVEELLDGTATNRSTGREATRSLEIIVGFYLSHYTGGQVDVPLERPLRDVEITSW; encoded by the coding sequence ATGACACCGTATCGCGCAGGCATCGTCGGCACCGGCGGCATCGCCGGGATGGGCATCCTGGGGATGCACGAGGAGGACGAACTCGGCCAGCAGAAGGTCGAGGCGAGCCACGCGGGCGGCTACGACGCGACGGACGGGATAGAACTCGTCGCCGTCGCGGACGTGGACGAGGAGAAGCTCCGGCGCTTCGGTGACGTCTGGGGAATTCCCCAGGAACGGCAGTACGTCGGTCACGAGGCGATGCTCGCGTCCGAGGACCTCGACGTCGTCTCCGTCTGTACTCCCTCCTTCCTCCACCACGACCACGTCGTCGACGCGGCCCGTTCGGCCGCCGACCCGGCCGTCGTCTGGTGCGAGAAACCCATCGCCGCCGCTGTCGCCGACGCCGAAGAGATGGTCGCCGCCTGTGAGGAGACCGACACGGCGTTGCTCGTCAACCACTCGTTCCGGTTCACCGAGAAACTCCAGCGGCTCCGTGAACTGGTCCAGGAGGAGGGGATTCTGGGCGAGGTTCACTCGGTCACCACCCAGTTCCGCATGGAACTCCTGCGAAACTCGACGCACCTGCTCGACACGCTCGTCTACCTGCTCGACGCCCGCGCCGACCAGGTGTCGGGGTACATCACCGGGGAGAACGAGGCGATCGACTCGCTCGGCGCCGACCGGGAGGTCGACGACGCCGGTGGCGGCGGGTTCGTCGTGATGGACGACGGCACCTTCGTCACCGTCGACTGCACCGTCCCGCGGGCCGACTCGTCGATGCTGCTGAACTTCGTGGGCAGCGAGGGCAAACTGTACGTGAACAACGACGACGGCGAGTGGCGCTACTGGCGACTGGAGGACGGCGACCACGTCGAGGCACCACTCCCGGGCATCGACGGCTCCTGGACCTGGGAGGACGACTACCAGCGGGCGTTCGCCAACGCCGCCCGCCACGTCGAGGAGCTGCTCGACGGAACGGCCACCAATCGGTCGACGGGGCGGGAGGCGACTCGCTCGCTGGAGATCATCGTCGGCTTCTACCTCTCACACTACACCGGCGGCCAGGTCGACGTTCCGCTCGAACGACCGCTCCGGGACGTCGAGATAACCTCCTGGTAG
- a CDS encoding M20/M25/M40 family metallo-hydrolase, whose amino-acid sequence MDERRREFLDDLLATANPSGYETAGQRVWIDYVSEYADDVRTDDYGNAVAVLNGDGDSEVAFAGHGDEIGFIVRDVTDDGFVRIARIGGSDKTVSRGQHVTVHTDDGPVSGVIGQTAIHLRDRDDDSVPEISEQHVDVGATDSDEAEALLDRGDPITLDQSVTELANGRLAARGMDNRIGTWAAAEGLRRASERGTDATVYAVSTVQEEVGVQGAKMVGFDLDPDAAVAVDVTHATDTPDSPGKHSSGVELGGGPVVARGSANHPVLVEGFREAADGDDIDVQLQATGSRTGTDADAFYTSRGGIPSLNLGLPNRYMHTPVEVIDPDDLDAVADLLAGFAVRAEEFAPFSVSI is encoded by the coding sequence ATGGACGAACGACGACGCGAGTTCCTGGACGACCTGCTGGCGACGGCCAACCCCTCGGGGTACGAGACCGCCGGCCAGCGGGTCTGGATCGACTACGTGAGCGAGTACGCCGACGACGTCCGGACGGACGACTACGGCAACGCCGTGGCCGTCCTGAACGGCGACGGCGACAGCGAGGTCGCCTTCGCCGGCCACGGTGACGAGATCGGCTTCATCGTGCGTGACGTCACGGACGACGGCTTCGTCCGCATCGCTCGCATCGGCGGGTCGGACAAGACCGTCTCGCGCGGGCAGCACGTCACCGTCCACACCGACGACGGGCCGGTCTCCGGCGTGATCGGTCAGACGGCGATCCACCTCCGGGACCGCGACGACGACTCCGTGCCGGAGATCAGCGAACAGCACGTCGACGTCGGTGCGACGGACAGCGACGAGGCCGAGGCACTCCTCGACCGCGGCGACCCGATCACCCTCGACCAGTCGGTCACCGAGCTCGCGAACGGCCGCCTGGCCGCCCGCGGGATGGACAACCGCATCGGCACCTGGGCGGCCGCCGAGGGGTTGCGTCGTGCGAGCGAGCGTGGTACCGACGCGACGGTGTACGCCGTCTCCACGGTCCAGGAGGAGGTCGGCGTCCAGGGCGCCAAGATGGTCGGCTTCGACCTCGACCCCGACGCCGCCGTCGCGGTCGACGTCACCCACGCCACGGACACGCCCGACTCGCCCGGCAAGCACTCCTCCGGCGTCGAACTCGGCGGCGGTCCCGTCGTCGCCCGCGGCAGCGCGAACCACCCGGTCCTCGTCGAGGGGTTCCGCGAGGCGGCCGACGGCGACGACATCGACGTCCAGTTGCAGGCGACGGGGAGCCGGACCGGGACCGACGCGGACGCCTTCTACACCTCCCGCGGCGGCATCCCCTCGCTCAACCTCGGCCTGCCGAACCGGTACATGCACACCCCCGTCGAGGTGATCGACCCCGACGATCTCGACGCGGTCGCGGATCTGCTTGCCGGCTTCGCGGTGCGAGCCGAGGAATTCGCCCCATTTAGCGTCTCGATATAG
- a CDS encoding LSM domain-containing protein, translating into MSGRPLDVLEASLGETVTVSLKDGEVFEGELSGYDQHMNLVIEGEDTTIIRGDNVVSINT; encoded by the coding sequence ATGAGTGGAAGACCGCTCGACGTGCTGGAGGCGTCGCTGGGCGAGACCGTCACAGTGTCACTCAAGGACGGCGAGGTATTCGAAGGCGAGCTCTCGGGATACGACCAGCACATGAACCTGGTCATCGAGGGCGAAGACACAACGATTATACGCGGCGACAACGTCGTTTCCATCAACACATGA
- a CDS encoding 50S ribosomal protein L37e, with amino-acid sequence MTGAGTPSQGKKNTTTHVKCRRCGEKSYHSKKGVCASCGFGKSAKRRDYAWQSKSGE; translated from the coding sequence ATGACTGGCGCAGGAACTCCGAGTCAGGGCAAGAAGAACACGACCACGCACGTCAAGTGTCGCCGCTGTGGCGAGAAATCCTACCACTCGAAGAAGGGCGTCTGTGCGTCCTGCGGCTTCGGGAAGTCCGCGAAGCGCCGAGACTACGCCTGGCAGAGCAAGTCCGGCGAATAG
- the purF gene encoding amidophosphoribosyltransferase: protein MHEKCGVVGIALDDRDAARPLYYSLYALQHRGQESAGIITHDGFQQHDHVEMGLVGDAFAPDDLASLNGANGIGHVRYPTAGSVDSSCAQPFSVSFKSGSLGLSHNGNLVNAGEIREELAELGHAFTSDGDTEVIAHDLARNLLEADLVRAVKRTMSRIHGSYSLTIMHDETVMGVRDPEGNRPLCIGELKDGYVLASESAAIDTLDGELVRDVRPGELVVLHDDGSGYDTYQLIEQENTAHCFFEHVYFARPDSTIDEKLVYDVRRELGRSLWEESGIESDVVLPVPDSGRAFASGYAEAAQDAGRDIEFAEGLMKNRYVGRTFIMPTQDERERAVRLKLNPIKSTIEGRTVTIIDDSIVRGTTSNQLVELLRDAGAEAVHVRIGAPKILAPCYMGIDMATREELIGAEKGVDEIREEIGADSLSYLSIDAVAGALETSESDLCLGCVTGEYPYEIEGEETDRDVQRPVIGGGEVSADD, encoded by the coding sequence ATGCACGAAAAGTGCGGCGTCGTCGGCATCGCACTTGACGACCGAGACGCCGCCCGACCTCTCTACTACTCTCTGTACGCCCTCCAGCACCGCGGCCAGGAGTCGGCGGGCATCATCACCCACGACGGGTTCCAGCAGCACGACCACGTCGAGATGGGGCTCGTCGGGGACGCGTTCGCACCCGACGACCTGGCGTCGCTGAACGGCGCCAACGGCATCGGTCACGTCCGCTATCCCACCGCAGGGAGCGTCGACTCCTCGTGTGCCCAGCCCTTCTCCGTCTCGTTCAAGTCCGGCTCGCTCGGGCTCTCGCACAACGGGAACCTCGTCAACGCCGGCGAGATTCGCGAGGAACTCGCGGAACTGGGCCACGCGTTCACGAGCGACGGCGACACGGAAGTCATCGCCCACGACCTGGCGCGCAACCTCCTCGAGGCCGACCTCGTCCGTGCGGTCAAGCGGACGATGTCCCGGATCCACGGCTCGTACTCGCTGACCATCATGCACGACGAGACCGTGATGGGCGTGCGCGACCCCGAGGGCAATCGCCCGCTCTGTATCGGCGAACTGAAGGACGGCTACGTGCTCGCCTCCGAGTCCGCCGCGATCGACACCCTCGACGGAGAACTCGTCCGGGACGTCCGACCGGGCGAACTCGTCGTCCTCCACGACGACGGGTCGGGCTACGACACCTACCAGCTCATCGAGCAGGAGAACACGGCCCACTGCTTCTTCGAACACGTCTACTTCGCGCGGCCGGACTCCACCATCGACGAGAAGCTGGTGTACGACGTCCGGCGGGAGCTGGGCCGGTCGCTCTGGGAGGAATCGGGCATCGAATCCGACGTCGTCCTGCCCGTGCCCGACTCCGGGCGCGCGTTCGCCTCGGGCTACGCCGAGGCGGCCCAGGACGCCGGCAGAGACATCGAGTTCGCCGAGGGACTGATGAAGAACCGGTACGTCGGCCGGACGTTCATCATGCCGACCCAGGACGAGCGCGAGCGGGCCGTCCGGCTGAAGCTCAACCCGATCAAGTCCACCATCGAGGGGCGAACCGTCACTATCATCGACGACTCCATCGTCCGCGGCACCACCTCCAACCAGCTCGTCGAACTGCTCAGGGACGCCGGGGCCGAGGCCGTCCACGTCCGCATCGGCGCACCGAAGATCCTGGCACCCTGTTACATGGGCATCGACATGGCGACCCGCGAGGAACTGATCGGCGCCGAGAAAGGGGTCGACGAGATACGCGAGGAGATCGGTGCCGACTCGCTGTCGTACCTCTCCATCGACGCCGTCGCAGGCGCCCTGGAGACGAGCGAGTCGGACCTCTGTCTCGGCTGTGTCACTGGCGAGTATCCCTACGAGATCGAGGGCGAGGAGACGGACCGGGACGTTCAGCGGCCAGTCATCGGCGGCGGTGAAGTCAGCGCCGACGATTAG
- a CDS encoding XapX domain-containing protein, protein MNLELVLALLTGLVAGALFRTLQIPIPAPPNLAGILGIVGIYLGYKLVEWADVGVDLLGMLNELV, encoded by the coding sequence ATGAACCTCGAACTCGTGCTGGCGCTCCTGACCGGTCTGGTCGCCGGCGCACTGTTCCGAACGCTCCAGATCCCGATCCCGGCACCGCCGAACCTCGCCGGCATCCTCGGCATCGTCGGCATCTACCTGGGGTACAAACTCGTGGAGTGGGCCGACGTCGGCGTCGACCTGCTGGGAATGCTGAACGAGCTCGTCTAG
- a CDS encoding DUF420 domain-containing protein, which yields MELQVRDRIPSLTALLTIVSLALVVGAVRGYVPAAVLPRAPEVVLDAIPPVNAAISALAIVVVLSGLRAIKRGNVDRHRRLMLTGFGLFLAFLVLYLYRVSLVGPTHFAGPGWVETSLYLPILVVHMGLAIVCLPLLYYVLLLAYSYPVAELPATNHPRVGRVAAVLWLVSFALGIVVYLLLYVVY from the coding sequence ATGGAGCTGCAGGTCCGCGACCGGATTCCGTCGCTGACTGCCCTGCTTACGATCGTGTCGCTCGCCCTCGTCGTCGGTGCCGTCCGCGGCTACGTTCCGGCCGCGGTCCTTCCCCGCGCACCCGAGGTCGTCCTCGACGCGATTCCGCCGGTCAACGCCGCGATCAGTGCGCTCGCCATCGTCGTCGTCCTGTCTGGGCTACGCGCGATCAAGCGAGGGAACGTCGACCGCCACCGCCGCCTGATGCTCACCGGATTCGGCCTCTTCCTGGCCTTCCTGGTGCTCTACCTCTACCGCGTCTCGCTCGTCGGCCCCACCCACTTCGCCGGCCCGGGGTGGGTCGAGACGTCCCTCTACCTCCCGATCTTGGTCGTCCACATGGGACTGGCCATCGTCTGTCTCCCCCTGCTGTACTACGTCCTGTTGCTCGCCTACAGTTATCCCGTCGCCGAACTCCCCGCCACGAACCACCCCCGCGTCGGCCGCGTCGCGGCCGTCCTCTGGCTCGTCTCCTTCGCGCTGGGCATCGTCGTCTACCTGCTCCTGTACGTGGTCTACTGA